From a single Paramormyrops kingsleyae isolate MSU_618 chromosome 14, PKINGS_0.4, whole genome shotgun sequence genomic region:
- the LOC111857900 gene encoding cannabinoid receptor type 1A-like: MKSILDGVADTTFRTITTGLQYLSSNDASYDDATIDADFTKGLYSAQKPLSAFRSNAFQGKVPGDEELILKGLPFYPTNVTELFGNRSGATLGGDSLQCGENFMDMECFMILTPSQQLAVAVMALTLGTFTVLENLVILCVILQSHTLRCRPSYHFIGSLAVADLLGSVIFVYSFLDFHVLHRKDTPNVFLFKLGGVTASFTASVGSLFLTAIDRYISIHKPLSYKRIVTKTKAIVAFCLMWGISIIIAVLPLLGWNCKRLNSVCSDIFPLIDENYLMFWIGVTSVLLLFIIYAYMFILWKAHHHAKRMIRRSSQKSIIVYAADGTKVQTTRPEQTRMDIRLAKTLVLILVVLIICWGPVLAIMVYDLFWKMNNFTKTVFAFCSMLCLFNSTVNPVIYALRSKDLRHAFLGIFQVCRGTSQTLENSLESDYQNVRNASRAAESCVKTTVKIAKVTMSISTETSAEAV; the protein is encoded by the coding sequence ATGAAATCCATACTGGATGGTGTCGCTGACACAACCTTCCGAACGATTACTACTGGCCTGCAGTACCTCAGTTCCAACGATGCCAGTTACGACGATGCCACCATAGATGCCGACTTTACCAAAGGCTTATATTCCGCGCAGAAGCCCCTGTCGGCATTCCGCAGCAATGCCTTCCAGgggaaagtgccgggcgatgagGAGCTCATCCTCAAAGGTCTTCCCTTTTACCCGACCAATGTCACCGAGCTCTTCGGCAACAGGAGCGGTGCCACTTTGGGAGGTGACAGTCTCCAATGTGGGGAGAACTTCATGGACATGGAGTGTTTCATGATCCTGACGCCCAGCCAGCAGCTGGCGGTGGCCGTGATGGCGCTCACTCTGGGCACGTTCACCGTCCTTGAGAACTTGGTGATACTCTGCGTGATCCTACAGTCCCACACGCTGCGCTGCCGTCCCTCCTACCATTTCATCGGCAGCCTGGCCGTGGCCGACCTGCTGGGAAGTGTCATCTTCGTCTACAGCTTCCTGGACTTCCATGTGTTGCACAGGAAGGACACCCCCAACGTTTTCCTCTTCAAgctggggggggtcacggcctcATTCACCGCCTCGGTGGGCAGCCTCTTCCTCACCGCCATCGATCGCTACATCTCCATTCACAAGCCGCTGTCCTACAAACGAATTGTCACCAAGACCAAGGCCATCGTTGCCTTCTGCTTGATGTGGGGCATCTCAATCATCATTGCAGTGCTCCCCCTGCTGGGCTGGAACTGTAAGAGACTCAACTCCGTGTGCTCGGACATCTTTCCCCTCATCGATGAGAACTACCTGATGTTTTGGATTGGGGTGACCAGCGTGCTCTTGCTCTTCATCATCTACGCGTACATGTTCATCCTGTGGAAAGCACATCACCATGCAAAGCGCATGATTAGGCGAAGCTCCCAAAAGAGTATCATCGTCTACGCTGCAGATGGCACCAAGGTGCAGACCACCCGTCCAGAGCAGACACGTATGGACATCCGACTGGCCAAGACGCTAGTGCTCATCCTGGTAGTGCTGATCATCTGCTGGGGTCCTGTCCTGGCCATCATGGTCTACGATCTCTTCTGGAAGATGAACAACTTCACCAAGACGGTCTTTGCCTTCTGCAGCATGCTCTGCTTGTTCAACTCTACAGTCAACCCCGTCATCTACGCCCTCAGGAGCAAAGACTTGCGCCATGCCTTCCTGGGCATTTTCCAAGTATGCAGGGGCACCAGTCAGACTTTGGAGAACAGCTTGGAATCTGATTACCAGAATGTCAGGAATGCCAGTAGGGCAGCTGAGAGCTGTGTGAAGACCACAGTAAAAATAGCCAAAGTGACCATGTCCATCTCAACCGAGACATCTGCAGAGGCTGTCTGA